A stretch of the Bacillus sp. B-jedd genome encodes the following:
- a CDS encoding amidohydrolase — translation MTKQLFVNGKIFTSNPDQPQVSAMVVENGRIEWLGESEQAANFDGIKIDLQGRRVLPGFIDAHLHPLYLAKAAKQVACTAPVVNSIEDIKREIRSQLEEAGDGGWIEGWGYDEGKLAEGRAPNRRDLDQAAMDVPVVLTRTCGHIVSVNSKALELAGITKDTPNPPGGKIGKDSDGELTGILQESARHLVMAKLPQPTLEQNAELLGELSEFLFAHGITAITDLMALRKPVDYVEMYNEARRKGLKQRSVLYYIWDEIKDSAKLGEAETDRRNPVHIGGIKLFSDGSVSGRTAWVNPAYVGDGEEYGIDTTSREELLAAAEAAERNGVQLVVHAMGEQAIDLIVDTFYGKKSWLADGPSIRIEHAAMPTVKAIERAAEMGIAFVPQPIFLFAEIESYVKNLGAERLKTTYPVRTMLEAGIKVAFSSDAPATAWADPVDPFVAIKSAVTRVAYDGTDTGQDQRVDTVTAIELYTRAAQEVTRIPEIGQLKRGYHADFIVLDKDILEVEPFELDTVSVEETYMGGELVYQKVAVR, via the coding sequence ATGACCAAGCAACTATTTGTAAATGGAAAGATTTTCACCTCGAATCCCGATCAGCCGCAAGTATCTGCGATGGTGGTTGAAAATGGACGGATCGAATGGCTTGGTGAATCAGAACAAGCAGCCAATTTCGATGGGATAAAAATAGACCTTCAAGGGCGCCGCGTCCTGCCAGGCTTTATCGATGCCCATCTGCATCCTTTATATTTGGCTAAAGCGGCCAAGCAGGTTGCCTGCACAGCGCCTGTCGTGAATTCGATCGAAGATATCAAACGAGAAATCCGTAGCCAGCTTGAAGAGGCAGGGGATGGCGGATGGATTGAAGGCTGGGGATACGACGAAGGGAAGCTGGCCGAAGGGCGCGCGCCGAATCGTCGGGATTTAGACCAGGCGGCGATGGACGTACCGGTCGTCCTCACCAGAACTTGCGGCCATATCGTTTCGGTTAACAGCAAGGCGCTGGAACTGGCAGGGATTACGAAGGACACGCCAAACCCTCCCGGCGGTAAAATCGGGAAGGACTCAGACGGCGAGCTGACAGGCATTCTGCAGGAAAGTGCAAGGCATCTCGTTATGGCAAAACTTCCACAGCCCACGCTCGAGCAAAACGCCGAGCTATTGGGAGAGCTATCCGAATTCCTTTTTGCCCACGGGATCACTGCCATCACTGACCTTATGGCATTAAGGAAGCCAGTTGATTATGTAGAGATGTATAATGAAGCGCGCCGTAAGGGATTGAAGCAGCGTTCGGTGCTCTATTATATTTGGGATGAAATCAAGGACAGTGCTAAATTGGGCGAGGCTGAAACCGACCGGCGCAATCCTGTCCATATCGGCGGCATAAAGCTGTTTTCGGACGGGAGTGTTTCCGGACGGACTGCCTGGGTAAATCCTGCATATGTCGGGGACGGCGAAGAATACGGAATCGATACGACGTCGCGCGAGGAGCTGCTTGCTGCAGCCGAGGCTGCTGAACGGAACGGCGTCCAGCTTGTTGTCCATGCAATGGGAGAACAGGCGATTGACCTGATAGTCGATACTTTCTATGGCAAAAAAAGCTGGCTGGCGGACGGGCCGTCGATTCGCATCGAACATGCCGCGATGCCAACTGTAAAAGCTATCGAGCGCGCCGCCGAAATGGGAATCGCGTTTGTGCCTCAGCCGATTTTCCTTTTTGCTGAAATCGAAAGCTACGTCAAAAACCTAGGTGCAGAACGGCTGAAGACCACCTATCCGGTAAGGACAATGCTTGAGGCCGGGATTAAGGTTGCCTTTTCCTCCGATGCGCCGGCAACCGCCTGGGCTGACCCGGTTGACCCGTTCGTTGCCATTAAATCCGCCGTCACCCGGGTTGCCTATGACGGAACCGACACCGGCCAGGACCAGCGGGTCGATACCGTGACCGCAATAGAGCTATACACTCGCGCCGCCCAGGAAGTCACACGCATCCCGGAAATCGGCCAGTTGAAACGCGGCTATCATGCCGACTTCATCGTCCTGGACAAAGACATCCTCGAAGTCGAGCCGTTCGAGCTTGATACGGTGAGTGTGGAAGAAACGTACATGGGCGGGGAGCTGGTTTATCAGAAGGTTGCTGTTAGGTGA
- a CDS encoding NAD-dependent epimerase/dehydratase family protein: MKSVFILGGTGFLGYYTTKELLKRGYTVSTVSLPPMPTADLLPPEVECKLGNINEMSDEEVIELLTGKDMFVYAAGADERVVPDAPAAKFFYEANVLPTQRLARLARKAGVKRFVIHGSYFAHFAEEWPEVGLRDQAYPRTRLLQEEVAMLEGEGEMDVMSIRLPYIFGTMPGRTPLWTMFLPQIQGKDFVPVLGGGTAMVTAQQVAEATVGALENGKHGGRYAIGDTNMKHAEFFRIIADLLGQKETVIHVVPLEQVRDAYAKIDEQTAAAGKEHGIHIAVTADIQNRDAYLDPEETMPILKYNKADVRASIEETIKRCIEATQ; encoded by the coding sequence ATGAAAAGTGTTTTTATATTAGGTGGGACAGGGTTTTTAGGTTATTACACAACAAAAGAATTGCTAAAAAGAGGGTATACGGTGTCTACTGTTTCCCTTCCTCCAATGCCGACAGCGGATCTTTTGCCGCCGGAAGTGGAATGCAAGTTAGGGAATATAAACGAGATGTCAGACGAAGAAGTAATTGAGCTGCTGACCGGAAAAGATATGTTTGTTTATGCGGCGGGGGCGGATGAGCGGGTCGTGCCTGATGCGCCGGCAGCGAAGTTTTTCTATGAAGCGAACGTCCTGCCTACCCAAAGGTTGGCGCGGCTTGCCAGGAAGGCAGGAGTGAAAAGGTTTGTGATCCATGGATCTTATTTTGCCCATTTTGCAGAAGAGTGGCCAGAAGTTGGGCTAAGGGATCAGGCATATCCAAGGACTCGGCTCCTTCAAGAGGAGGTCGCCATGCTGGAGGGAGAGGGTGAGATGGATGTCATGTCAATCCGTCTGCCATATATTTTCGGCACGATGCCTGGCCGGACTCCGCTCTGGACGATGTTCCTTCCACAAATCCAGGGCAAGGATTTCGTTCCGGTCTTAGGCGGGGGCACCGCGATGGTGACCGCTCAGCAGGTTGCCGAAGCCACTGTTGGCGCGCTTGAAAACGGCAAACATGGCGGGAGGTACGCCATTGGAGATACAAATATGAAGCATGCCGAGTTCTTCAGGATTATTGCGGATCTTTTGGGTCAAAAAGAAACCGTCATCCATGTCGTGCCGCTTGAGCAGGTAAGGGATGCGTATGCGAAGATTGATGAACAGACGGCTGCCGCCGGAAAGGAACACGGAATCCATATTGCGGTAACAGCTGATATCCAAAATAGAGATGCGTATCTTGACCCTGAGGAAACAATGCCGATTCTAAAGTACAACAAAGCGGACGTCAGGGCATCGATTGAGGAAACGATCAAGCGTTGCATTGAAGCGACACAGTAA